In Phaenicophaeus curvirostris isolate KB17595 chromosome 9, BPBGC_Pcur_1.0, whole genome shotgun sequence, the DNA window CCCGGCTCCCCGCGCCCTCCggcccggggccgccgccgccggtgCCCGCGGGGGGCGCCCCCATGGTGAAGTTGCGGATGGTGGAGAGCGGCGTGAGCGGCGGCGGGACGCGCAGGGAGTCGAGGGGGCAGGGGAAGGGCTTGCGGTCGGCGTGCGGCTCCCGCTGGCACTGGGGCGGCGGGAAGAAGCCGCCGTACTCGGGGATGACGGTGAAGAGCCCGGCGTCGGCCGCCGCCGCCTTCGGGGACGGGTAGGAGGGCGGCGGGGGGAACGGCAGCGCCGCGCCGCCCGCGGCGGGCAGGAAGGCGGAGGAGGGCTCCTGCGGGTACAGCTCCCCGCAGCCCGAGTACGGGGGCGGCGGCGAGTACAGGTGCTCCAGGTCGGCCGGCGGGCCCTGCGCCGCCGCGCAGCCCAGCGGCCCGGGCAGCGGGGtcggggaggcggcggcgggggccgagggggcggccgggggcgcggcggaggcggcggaggaggaggggggggggcgcgcCGACCCCCGGCAGGATCCCCGCGCTGACGATGTTGATGATGCCCTCGGGGTAGCAGCCGGCGCCGGGGTACTGCGGGTCGATGGAGAATTTGCCCATGTAGGTGAAGGTCTGGTTGCGCGGGGCCGGCGCGCCGGGCGCGAAGCCGCCGCCGTAGGGCAGGTCCAGGCCCCGCTTGTCGCCCACGTCCACGTTGATCATGCCGTCTGCGGGGGACAAGCGGCGGGTCagcgccccgcgccgccgcccgcggGGGCTCCCCGTGCCCCCCGCGGcttttcccacccccccaaagcCGGGGGCGCCCCCCCTTCCGCCGCCCCCCGGGGCTCCCCTCGGCGCTTACCTCCCGCCACCGCTCCCATCTGGTCGAACGTCCCCGCCAGGTCGGCGTTGGGGAAGATCGCGACCGAAGCCGGCAACGCGGCGGAGATGTCATCGGCGGGGTAAACGCCCTCGGGGAGCTGGTGCACGAACCCGCCGAGGGTCACCGGGAGCTTGTCCGCCGCCTTGGCCGTCATCATCGGGCCGGCCGCGGGGGGAGCGGCGCTCccggcgaggaggaggaggaggaggagtgggcttgggggggagtgggggggggcgGAGGGAGGGTTggtggggttggggtgggggttggaggggggggggggaaagcgAGGAGGGGGCGCTGCCCCCCCCCCTGCCTCCCCTCTACGGGCGCGGGGGGCCGGCGGGCCGGCGGGGAGGCATGTGGGATGCCCCGGGGAGAGCCGCGCTCCCGCCGCAGCTCGCGCTGCGCGACAACCCCGCCGCTAAAACTATTTATGGGGGCCCCCTCAATGCCCGGGACGTCACTGCCCATATAAGGACTGAGGAACGGGGAGCGGCGGTCACGTGGGCTCCGGggcccccccctccctccccaagccccgctccccacacccccccagccccgccccgccccccccccccccccccggcccggcgccccccagccccggggggGGATTCCGGTGCCGGGGAGCCTTGGCCTAAAAAGGCGAGGatccggccccgccccgcctgCCCTAAAAGGGCTCGTTCCGGTACCTTTGAAAGCgctcggaaaaaaaaaaaaaaaaaaaaaagcgagaCGAGgtccccggggccgccccggaGGAAACAGCCGCGTTCACGGAATCCGGCTTctcctatatatatatatatgtgtgtagaTATATGTTTGGGGTTGGTttgcgggttttttttttctgatttacgGGTGGAAAGAGCCGCCGAGCGGAGCGAGGGAGTCGCTGCTTTATTTGGAAGGGGCTGACCTACCCGTCGGGGCTCTTATTGCACTAGGGGGGGCAGACGGGgatgggacgggacgggacgggggggggggggcggcgggggggaccccccgccgcccccaccccccccgtcccgtcccgtccccaCCGCCCCCACCCCGCTCAGAGCATCCTCTCTTCCCCTGCATCCCATTCTCCCCATCCCTAATGAGGGTATCAACGCAAAAAATGCTTCCATtccatctccttccccttctAAAAGGCTAAAAATAATCTCCCTTGTGCCTCCCTTCCCAAGAGAAGACAATCTTTCCTATGCTGTTCCCCAGCTTGTAGCCCCTGCATCTCCTTGCACGATGAGGGTGTCGgatgtaattatatttttttgaaagctgcaTCCCGTGCTATGCTTATGTCACTAATCTCAGGAAGATTTTCTCTCGGGAAGGTCCTGCTTGCATATGGGCAGCCCCAgtctagtgggatgttcctgcccgtggcaggggggttggaattaaatggtctttaaggtcccttccaacccaaactattcgaCGATTCTCTACAGTCTCTAGCGGGTAAGGCCCTTTTTCAGTggtctgcagggaaaaaaacccattgacAGCGCAGCCAGACCCATCAACAGACACAAGATGCTACAAAAGTGCGCTCCTGTTCCAAAGCAACAAGCCAGAGAGCACGTAGGAAGGCTAAAAACTCTCCCGTTTTAACTGCAGATCCCTATATTTACAGGTTTTGGTACATTACACCGTGTGCCACAGAATTGTGGTGTTCCTGGCTGCCtctgtgttgttttcatttgcttctgCCTCTAGTCCCAggcccctctttctcctctaaCACCTCACACTCCAGCTGAGAAaagctctctcagttgctctGGTTTATTTTGCTGCCTTTGGTGATGCTCCAGGTTCACTACTTGTCCGGTCGCGGCCGATCCCAAGCTAGACAGGAGCTTGAAACAGCAGAGTCTTTGGGGTCATTTGTCTTGCTTGCTAATGAACAGTAGGCATAAACCtagatattttcctttatgaGTGATCGGGGAAGTGTGCACAGTAATTAGTAGATATATAATACTCGCTGGTTTCTTAACGTAGATTTTATTACCAGCCCTTTCTGCCGCTTCATGTACAGCCAATACAGTTTGACATATGAGATTTAGTTGAAAGAAAGCTTGTGTTCCATTTCAGTTGGATTCTagatcttttcatttaaaaaaaaaaaaaacccatctcaatttaaaagttaaattgtgacagagagacagaaagagagagagatagacAGGTTCTGGGAAATTTGACTGAGGAGTAGGAGCAATTGTATTGTACCTTTCCATTACAGCTGAGCTATAATTGGTCTAATCGCTACtatgaaagaacaaaatattgGAATCTGTTGTGCGTTGGGGCATGTTACTTTACACGAATTTGAAAAACAGGTGCCTCTAAGCCCAGTATCCTCCTTACTGCAAAACGTTGCGGGTGTATCGGATGCGGATTTTAGCATCTTCCTGCATTATTCGAAAATCCCACGTGCTCACTGATGACACTAAACATAAGGCtcacagcagaaagaagaaCCAGGGTTTTACATCCCACCTTAACCTCCCCACATCTCAATTCCACTTTTGAACTAACTTGGCAGCTTGAATGTTCTTCCACTACAGAGAAAGTGAGAGATTGACGCCAATATAATTTAACCGACCTCCTGGCTAACTTTATGTAAGGAATACGACTATTAGTTGGCTTTGTTGGTTAATTTGAAAGCTTCCTCAGGACAATCAAGTCGCTCAAATTCTTTTAATGGGACCTTTGAATGGCAGCAGGATCTGGTGCAGGGCAAGCTGGAAAGTAGTTAATGCTTGGCCTTCAGGGAGGTGTTGACAGATGAAACTCAAATGTTTCTGGTCCCTTATCAGATATTCCCTGTTTGCTGGGAAATAGATGGGACTCCGAGGGTTAGACCGTCCAGCTCACACCGACGTCAGTGAGCCTTGCGTGCAAAAAATCCTACTGATTCCTGTGCTTCCTATAAACCTCGTGGTTTCATATGACGGTCACACTGCTGGTGTGAAGTGCCAAAGCCCCCCTCGCACCAGGAGAGGAGCTGTGCTTTGTATGTCTGACTGGCTCTAGCGTTGACTGAGGAGGGTTCAGAACTGAATGGCAGAACTCTTTTATTCCCAATTTCTTTGAAACCAGCCCCCTTTGGATTTgttgtatttgctttttcaaCAAGGTGCTGGCTGACGTTGCACTGGGTGTATTTTCCTGTAGTCACTCTCTGTCACAATTACCTGAGACAGGAGCTGTAGAAATAAGATTTTCCTTACCTGAGCTTGAGAG includes these proteins:
- the EGR2 gene encoding LOW QUALITY PROTEIN: E3 SUMO-protein ligase EGR2 (The sequence of the model RefSeq protein was modified relative to this genomic sequence to represent the inferred CDS: inserted 2 bases in 1 codon), with the protein product MMTAKAADKLPVTLGGFVHQLPEGVYPADDISAALPASVAIFPNADLAGTFDQMGAVAGDGMINVDVGDKRGLDLPYGGGFAPGAPAPRNQTFTYMGKFSIDPQYPGAGCYPEGIINIVSAGILPGVGAPXPPSSSAASAAPPAAPSAPAAASPTPLPGPLGCAAAQGPPADLEHLYSPPPPYSGCGELYPQEPSSAFLPAAGGAALPFPPPPSYPSPKAAAADAGLFTVIPEYGGFFPPPQCQREPHADRKPFPCPLDSLRVPPPLTPLSTIRNFTMGAPPAGTGGGGPGPEGAGSRAPGGAFGPHHLPLRPILRPRKYPNRPSKTPVHERPYPCPAEGCDRRFSRSDELTRHIRIHTGHKPFQCRICMRNFSRSDHLTTHIRTHTGEKPFACDFCGRKFARSDERKRHTKIHLRQKERKGCAQPPAGSAAALAPCGARTRTP